In one window of Methanoculleus chikugoensis DNA:
- a CDS encoding 50S ribosomal protein L6: MAITRQVEIPPGVDVTLDGGVLTVSGPKGTLVRDMRFPQIGIAVEGGEVVVSTASDKKRILAMTGTIEAHAKNMIQGVVDGYEYRMKVVYSHFPIQLKQQGNRLEITNFLGEKQPRVAKIIEGVTVKLGNDEVTLTGIDKEKVGNTAANIEHATRITKRDPRVFQDGIYITERA, encoded by the coding sequence ATGGCAATAACACGACAGGTCGAGATCCCTCCCGGCGTTGACGTCACGCTCGACGGCGGTGTGCTCACGGTCTCCGGACCGAAGGGCACTCTGGTCCGCGACATGCGCTTCCCGCAGATCGGGATCGCGGTCGAGGGCGGCGAAGTCGTCGTCTCCACGGCATCCGACAAGAAGCGGATCCTTGCCATGACCGGCACGATCGAGGCGCATGCGAAGAACATGATCCAGGGTGTTGTCGACGGCTACGAGTACCGGATGAAGGTGGTCTACAGCCACTTCCCGATCCAGCTCAAGCAGCAGGGCAACCGCCTCGAGATCACCAACTTCCTCGGCGAGAAACAGCCCCGGGTCGCAAAGATCATCGAGGGTGTCACCGTCAAGCTTGGAAACGACGAGGTAACGCTCACCGGTATCGACAAGGAGAAGGTGGGCAACACGGCCGCAAACATCGAGCACGCGACCAGGATCACGAAGCGCGATCCCCGGGTGTTCCAGGACGGCATCTACATCACTGAGAGGGCGTGA
- a CDS encoding 50S ribosomal protein L32e, with translation MDETRRLIRVRTRHNKPAFKRRGLHRKVKLADVWRRPRGLHNKQRRQFRAKGALPRPGYGGPAAVRGMHPSGYAEVRVFTPADLVDLNPEIQAVRIAGSVGNRKRGAIQERALELGLKVLNAKDLTPAAEVPAAAEEEEVNEDE, from the coding sequence ATGGACGAAACAAGAAGACTGATCCGCGTCCGCACCCGGCACAACAAGCCCGCCTTCAAGCGGCGGGGCCTTCACCGCAAAGTGAAACTGGCAGATGTCTGGCGGCGTCCGCGCGGTCTGCACAACAAGCAGAGGCGGCAGTTCAGGGCGAAGGGTGCCCTCCCCCGGCCGGGATACGGGGGCCCCGCCGCAGTTCGCGGCATGCACCCGAGCGGTTATGCGGAGGTGCGGGTCTTTACACCGGCGGATCTTGTCGATCTGAATCCCGAGATCCAGGCCGTCCGGATCGCCGGATCCGTGGGCAACAGGAAGCGCGGAGCGATTCAGGAGCGGGCGCTGGAACTCGGGCTCAAAGTCCTGAACGCAAAAGACCTCACTCCCGCGGCTGAGGTACCTGCCGCAGCCGAAGAAGAAGAGGTGAACGAGGATGAGTGA
- a CDS encoding 50S ribosomal protein L19e — protein MSDLANQKRMAAAILKCGINRVWFDPERQADIEGAISRNDLRELIGEGAIRAHPVKGNSRGRARVRMAKRSYSHRKGPGRRKGAAGARNASKRVWIRKIRAQRRTLREMREEGTIDRGLYRLMYRRASGGQFRSVSHLAAQIEITAGRMK, from the coding sequence ATGAGTGATCTCGCCAACCAGAAGCGAATGGCGGCCGCCATTCTCAAGTGCGGGATCAACCGTGTCTGGTTCGATCCCGAGCGGCAGGCCGATATCGAGGGAGCGATCTCCAGAAACGACCTGCGCGAGCTTATCGGGGAAGGCGCAATCAGGGCGCACCCCGTGAAAGGGAACAGCCGCGGCAGAGCCCGTGTCCGGATGGCAAAGCGTTCCTACAGCCACCGGAAAGGCCCGGGCCGCAGGAAGGGTGCCGCCGGCGCACGGAATGCCAGCAAGCGGGTGTGGATCCGCAAGATCCGGGCACAGCGCCGCACTCTGCGCGAGATGCGTGAGGAAGGTACAATCGACCGCGGTCTCTACCGCCTGATGTACCGGCGGGCTTCCGGAGGCCAGTTCCGGAGTGTGTCGCATCTCGCGGCTCAGATTGAGATTACGGCAGGGAGGATGAAATAA
- a CDS encoding 50S ribosomal protein L18, which produces MATGPRYFVPFRRRHEGKTDYYKRMSLLSSGTPRMVVRKTNRQIIVQLVVPEIEGDRTLVAAYSTELAGYGYEGSTASTPAAYLTGMLFAVKALKEGYDEAILDIGLARAKPGARVFAALKGAVDAGLDVPYGESILPDEERLKGAHIVEFAPEQAGDLVANVEAVALAIKKELV; this is translated from the coding sequence ATGGCAACCGGCCCAAGATACTTCGTGCCCTTCCGGAGAAGGCACGAGGGCAAGACCGACTACTACAAGCGGATGTCGCTCCTGTCGTCGGGAACGCCGAGGATGGTCGTCCGGAAGACGAACCGGCAGATCATCGTACAGCTGGTCGTTCCTGAGATTGAAGGAGATCGCACCCTGGTGGCTGCGTACTCGACCGAACTCGCCGGCTACGGCTACGAGGGATCGACTGCGAGCACCCCGGCCGCCTACCTGACCGGTATGCTGTTTGCGGTCAAGGCGCTGAAGGAAGGGTATGACGAGGCCATCCTGGATATCGGGCTTGCCCGGGCAAAACCCGGAGCTCGGGTCTTTGCCGCTCTCAAGGGAGCGGTGGATGCGGGTCTCGACGTCCCCTACGGCGAATCGATCCTCCCCGATGAAGAACGGCTCAAAGGTGCCCACATCGTGGAGTTTGCTCCCGAGCAGGCGGGCGACCTGGTAGCGAATGTAGAGGCTGTGGCTCTGGCCATCAAGAAGGAGCTGGTGTGA
- a CDS encoding 30S ribosomal protein S5 produces the protein MAYVQEEWIPLTGLGRMVAAGEITSIDEVLASGRPIKEPQIVDLLLPDLEDEVLDINMVQRMTDSGRRVKFRTAVVVGNRNGYVGFGQGKDVQVGNAIQKAIANAKLNLIKVSRGCGSWECGCDAAHSIPIEVTGKSGSVKVTLKPAPQGIGLVTGDIPKKVLTLAGIKDVWAFNRGQTRTTINYAKATFEALKQTNMVRIGGTE, from the coding sequence ATGGCATACGTACAGGAAGAATGGATTCCGCTCACCGGTCTCGGGCGCATGGTCGCTGCAGGCGAGATCACCAGCATCGATGAGGTGCTCGCGAGCGGCAGGCCGATCAAGGAGCCCCAGATCGTCGATCTCCTCCTGCCCGACCTGGAGGACGAGGTGCTGGACATCAACATGGTCCAGCGGATGACGGACTCGGGTCGCCGTGTGAAGTTCCGCACCGCCGTGGTGGTCGGCAACAGGAACGGTTACGTCGGGTTCGGCCAGGGGAAGGACGTCCAGGTCGGCAACGCGATCCAGAAGGCAATCGCAAACGCAAAACTGAACCTGATCAAGGTCTCCCGTGGCTGCGGGAGCTGGGAGTGCGGCTGTGATGCCGCTCATTCGATCCCGATCGAGGTGACCGGGAAGTCGGGCAGCGTCAAGGTGACGCTGAAACCCGCCCCGCAGGGTATCGGCCTCGTGACCGGGGATATCCCGAAGAAAGTCCTGACGCTTGCAGGCATCAAGGATGTCTGGGCGTTCAACCGGGGGCAGACCCGGACGACCATCAACTATGCCAAGGCGACGTTTGAGGCGCTCAAGCAGACGAACATGGTTCGGATTGGAGGGACGGAGTGA
- a CDS encoding 50S ribosomal protein L30: MYAVVQVRGVVNTNREIKDTLKMLRLHHVNHCVLVPDTPAYLGMIRKVKDFVAYGEVDKDILATLLRTRGRLTGDEKLTDEYVRAHTPYADIDEFAAALCNGETSFRDLVEIKPVLRLHPPRKGYKTIKRTFQQGGALGYYGPQINDLLYKMR, translated from the coding sequence ATGTACGCGGTAGTACAGGTGCGCGGCGTCGTCAACACCAACCGCGAGATCAAGGACACCTTGAAGATGCTCCGCCTGCACCACGTGAACCACTGCGTCCTCGTGCCCGATACGCCTGCGTATCTCGGCATGATCCGAAAAGTCAAGGACTTCGTGGCGTACGGTGAGGTGGACAAAGATATTCTGGCCACCCTCCTGCGTACCCGGGGCAGACTGACCGGGGACGAGAAGCTGACCGACGAATACGTCCGCGCGCATACCCCGTATGCCGATATCGATGAGTTCGCGGCAGCACTCTGCAACGGCGAGACGAGCTTCCGTGATCTGGTGGAGATCAAACCGGTGCTGAGACTACATCCTCCGCGAAAGGGCTATAAAACCATCAAGCGAACCTTTCAGCAGGGTGGAGCTCTCGGCTACTATGGTCCCCAGATCAACGATCTCCTCTACAAGATGAGGTGA
- a CDS encoding uL15m family ribosomal protein, which translates to MPVNKRSKYRGSRTCGGGTHKNRRGAGNRGGRGRAGQRDHRFSHFYLKGEIANGKHGFINKTSVPVSALDIGEIDQMAEALLREGLATREGDLIALDVAELGIDKVLGGGRVTHKMSISAREFSERARAKIEEMGGQTTTA; encoded by the coding sequence ATGCCCGTAAACAAGAGATCCAAATACAGGGGTTCACGGACCTGCGGCGGCGGTACGCACAAAAACCGGCGTGGCGCCGGCAACAGGGGTGGACGGGGTAGAGCCGGGCAGCGCGATCACCGCTTCTCCCACTTCTACCTGAAGGGCGAGATAGCCAACGGCAAGCACGGTTTCATCAACAAGACTTCCGTGCCGGTATCTGCCCTTGATATCGGTGAGATCGACCAGATGGCCGAAGCGCTGCTTCGTGAAGGACTTGCCACCCGGGAGGGCGATCTCATCGCCCTCGACGTCGCCGAACTCGGCATCGATAAGGTGCTCGGCGGTGGAAGAGTCACCCACAAAATGAGTATCTCCGCCCGGGAGTTCTCCGAACGCGCCCGGGCTAAAATCGAGGAGATGGGCGGTCAGACAACGACCGCTTGA
- the secY gene encoding preprotein translocase subunit SecY yields the protein MGDLLDRFEPILAAMPAVRGPDGHVHFKNKLMWTLAILLLYFALTNINIFGLSPESQDIFGLYRALLAGASGSLLHLGIGPIVTASIVLQLLKGAGLLQIDTSEARGQVMYMGLQKLLIFVMIIVEAFPMVASGMMMPDATVAAQFFGGNMFTVSLLIFLQVCLGGLLVVLMDEVVTKWGVGSGVGLFIVAGVSQGLVNGFLNWQTGTDPFPIGFFPRLFAIGTSGANFLEYFGTDLLALITTIAIFMVIVYVESTRIEIPLAHTAVRGARARFPVKLIYASVLPMILVRVLQANVQMIGMFLSNAGITIFGEFQGQVPVNGLMWYIAPINTPQDWMWWLSDLGHAPWEIMVRMGVDITVMVVGGAIFALFWVKTAGLDSKDVARQIQRSGMQIPGYRRNAQVLEKYLDRYIPRITVIGGVFIGLLSVVANLFGVVGAVGGTGLLLAVSITYRLYEEVASQQIMEMYPFMRSFFGKE from the coding sequence ATGGGAGATCTGCTGGATAGATTTGAACCCATCCTTGCAGCGATGCCTGCAGTCAGAGGGCCGGATGGGCACGTCCACTTCAAGAATAAACTCATGTGGACGCTTGCGATTCTGCTCCTCTACTTTGCATTGACCAACATCAATATCTTCGGGCTCTCTCCTGAGTCGCAGGATATTTTCGGATTGTATCGTGCCCTGCTTGCCGGTGCGAGCGGTTCGCTTCTGCATCTCGGTATCGGGCCGATCGTCACCGCGTCGATCGTGCTGCAGCTACTCAAGGGTGCCGGACTCCTGCAGATCGATACCAGTGAAGCACGCGGGCAGGTCATGTATATGGGCCTGCAGAAACTGCTCATCTTCGTGATGATCATCGTCGAAGCGTTCCCCATGGTCGCGAGCGGGATGATGATGCCCGATGCGACGGTGGCCGCGCAGTTCTTCGGCGGCAATATGTTCACGGTCTCGCTCCTGATCTTCCTCCAGGTTTGCCTCGGCGGGCTTCTGGTGGTGCTGATGGACGAGGTCGTCACCAAGTGGGGTGTCGGTTCGGGCGTGGGGCTCTTCATCGTTGCGGGGGTCTCGCAGGGTCTCGTGAACGGGTTCCTGAACTGGCAGACGGGCACCGATCCCTTCCCGATCGGGTTCTTCCCGCGGCTCTTCGCCATAGGTACCTCGGGAGCGAACTTCCTCGAGTACTTCGGCACGGATCTCCTGGCCCTAATCACGACGATCGCCATCTTCATGGTCATCGTCTACGTGGAGTCGACCCGTATCGAGATCCCGCTCGCGCATACCGCCGTCCGCGGCGCCCGTGCGCGGTTCCCGGTGAAGCTCATCTATGCGAGCGTTCTGCCGATGATCCTCGTCCGGGTGCTGCAGGCGAACGTCCAGATGATCGGGATGTTCCTCTCGAACGCCGGGATAACGATCTTCGGTGAGTTCCAGGGGCAGGTGCCGGTAAACGGTCTGATGTGGTACATCGCGCCGATCAACACCCCGCAGGACTGGATGTGGTGGCTCTCCGATCTCGGGCACGCTCCGTGGGAGATCATGGTGCGTATGGGCGTCGATATCACCGTCATGGTGGTCGGGGGCGCAATCTTCGCGCTCTTCTGGGTCAAGACCGCGGGTCTCGACTCGAAGGACGTGGCCCGGCAGATCCAGAGAAGCGGGATGCAGATCCCCGGCTACCGGCGGAACGCCCAGGTGCTCGAGAAGTATCTCGACCGCTACATCCCGCGGATCACCGTCATCGGCGGTGTCTTTATCGGCCTTCTCTCGGTCGTCGCGAACCTCTTCGGTGTGGTGGGCGCGGTCGGGGGAACGGGTCTGCTGCTTGCGGTGAGTATCACCTACCGCCTCTACGAGGAGGTCGCAAGCCAGCAGATCATGGAGATGTACCCGTTCATGCGGTCGTTCTTTGGGAAAGAGTAA
- a CDS encoding adenylate kinase has product MGKKVVVTGVPGVGKTTVINGAMERLAAEGVEYTAVNFGTFMFEVAKKENLAADRDEMRKLEKDVQKRLQQAAASGIAAMSGDANVIIDTHSSVKTPAGFLAGLPEWVLRELMPDIVVLVETDPDQILMRRLGDASRTRDMEGHRAIAEHQEFNRAVSAAYAMYTGCTIKIVRNENFLLEQGIDDLVSVLR; this is encoded by the coding sequence TTGGGAAAGAAAGTTGTCGTGACGGGGGTTCCGGGTGTCGGAAAGACCACCGTTATCAATGGCGCGATGGAGAGGCTGGCGGCCGAAGGCGTTGAGTATACGGCTGTCAACTTCGGCACGTTCATGTTTGAGGTGGCCAAAAAGGAGAACCTGGCCGCGGATCGCGACGAGATGCGCAAGCTCGAGAAAGACGTCCAGAAACGCCTTCAGCAGGCGGCCGCTTCGGGAATCGCCGCCATGAGCGGGGATGCGAACGTCATCATCGACACGCACAGCAGCGTCAAGACCCCGGCGGGGTTCCTTGCGGGGCTGCCCGAATGGGTGCTCCGTGAGTTGATGCCCGATATCGTCGTGCTGGTGGAGACCGACCCCGACCAGATCCTGATGCGCCGGCTCGGCGACGCTTCGAGAACCCGCGACATGGAAGGACACCGTGCGATCGCCGAACATCAGGAGTTCAACCGCGCGGTCAGCGCGGCATACGCAATGTACACCGGCTGCACCATCAAGATCGTCCGGAACGAAAACTTCCTGCTCGAACAGGGTATCGACGACCTGGTGAGTGTGCTGAGGTAA
- a CDS encoding DUF106 domain-containing protein, translating into MVDLKKHGPTIALLFTMLVMLSYGIEWIRVTVGLAMDAVLGPFIDTLGVPFFVMILILSSITGLYSSLVQKYTIDYEKMQETQAKMKVFQKEFREAQLSGDEKRVKKLQGKQERMMQDQLDLSRQQFTPMAIILVLSVPIFFWLLLRLPEVGTPAAIASGIVMPFFGALSLSEMAFWIVPAWILWYMICSLTVSQVIRKSLNIGGL; encoded by the coding sequence ATGGTGGACCTGAAGAAGCACGGCCCGACGATCGCCCTTCTCTTTACCATGCTCGTGATGCTCTCATACGGCATCGAGTGGATACGGGTGACGGTCGGCCTGGCGATGGACGCAGTGCTGGGCCCCTTCATCGACACCCTCGGGGTGCCGTTCTTCGTCATGATCCTGATCCTCTCCAGTATCACGGGTCTCTACTCCTCGCTCGTCCAGAAGTACACCATCGACTACGAGAAGATGCAGGAGACGCAGGCGAAGATGAAGGTGTTCCAGAAGGAGTTCCGGGAGGCCCAGCTCTCCGGGGACGAAAAGAGGGTCAAGAAACTCCAGGGGAAGCAGGAGCGGATGATGCAGGACCAGCTGGATCTCTCCCGGCAGCAGTTCACCCCGATGGCGATCATCCTGGTGCTCTCCGTGCCGATCTTCTTCTGGCTTCTCCTGCGGCTCCCCGAAGTCGGCACACCGGCCGCCATCGCAAGCGGCATCGTGATGCCCTTCTTCGGAGCGCTCAGCCTCTCGGAGATGGCGTTCTGGATCGTCCCGGCCTGGATCCTGTGGTACATGATCTGTTCGCTGACCGTCAGCCAGGTGATCCGGAAGTCCCTCAACATCGGAGGACTCTGA
- the cmk gene encoding (d)CMP kinase yields the protein MRITISGPPGSGTTSLARYLAGKHGLALISAGEVFRQLAKEHGMELAEFGKFAESDPSVDRMIDARQKEIGETSDDIIVEGRLSGRMVENADLRIWLSASISCRAKRIAGRDGMDEEGARIYTENRQRSESTRYRNYYGIDIDDLSPYDIVLSSGTFGVDALGAIVDTVIACLARQREGAR from the coding sequence ATGCGGATCACCATCAGCGGCCCGCCGGGGAGCGGCACCACGTCGCTCGCCCGCTACCTTGCCGGGAAGCACGGGCTCGCCCTCATCTCCGCGGGGGAGGTCTTCCGCCAGCTCGCGAAGGAGCACGGCATGGAACTCGCCGAGTTCGGGAAGTTCGCGGAGAGCGATCCTTCGGTCGACCGGATGATCGACGCCCGGCAAAAGGAGATCGGGGAAACCTCCGACGACATCATCGTCGAAGGCAGGCTCTCGGGCAGGATGGTCGAGAACGCCGATCTCCGGATCTGGCTCTCCGCATCGATCTCCTGCCGGGCAAAACGCATTGCGGGGCGCGACGGGATGGATGAGGAGGGAGCCCGGATCTATACCGAGAACCGGCAGCGTTCGGAATCGACCCGCTACCGGAACTACTACGGTATCGATATCGACGACCTCTCGCCGTACGACATCGTCCTCTCGTCAGGGACCTTCGGCGTGGACGCCCTCGGCGCGATTGTGGATACCGTGATCGCGTGTCTCGCCCGGCAGCGGGAAGGCGCTCGTTAG